The following coding sequences are from one Streptomyces sp. NBC_00536 window:
- a CDS encoding RNA-guided endonuclease InsQ/TnpB family protein, whose protein sequence is MVIGMKLRYQFRAYPSVPQRIELARAFGCARVVWNDALRIRQDAYKKDGSSPSIVGLAKQLITEARKTEERAWLADVSAVVLQSSLRDLQTAYSNFFASKKGTRKGPKMGPPRFKKKTSRQSVRFTKAARFSITGEGRLRLPKIGDVEVRWSRRLPSDPSSVTVIKDSAGRFFVSFVVEAEEKPLPELDVEDTDTGIDLGLSTYAVLRGRKINTPKFFRRQEKKLRRAQRKLSRCEKGSGNRRKAKLAVAKIHARVADQRRDFIEQETTRITRESQAVYVEDLNVKAMGHRKGKRAKSVHDQALGQFTRTLEAKCARYGRTFVKVSRWFPSTQLCSAPGCGALTGPRGLEGLKIRRWTCDCGAVHDRDENAETNLRREGRRIVAEGLPDT, encoded by the coding sequence ATGGTGATCGGCATGAAGCTCAGGTACCAGTTCCGTGCGTACCCGAGCGTCCCGCAGAGGATCGAGCTTGCGAGGGCGTTCGGATGCGCCCGCGTCGTGTGGAATGACGCGTTGCGCATCCGTCAGGACGCCTACAAGAAGGATGGTTCGTCTCCCTCGATCGTGGGCTTGGCCAAGCAGCTCATCACCGAGGCCAGGAAAACGGAGGAGAGGGCATGGCTGGCCGACGTGTCGGCGGTCGTACTCCAGTCCTCCCTGCGGGATCTCCAGACGGCTTACAGCAACTTCTTCGCGTCGAAGAAGGGCACCCGTAAGGGCCCGAAGATGGGGCCGCCGCGCTTCAAGAAGAAGACCAGCCGTCAGTCCGTGAGGTTCACCAAAGCCGCCCGCTTCTCCATCACCGGCGAGGGCAGACTCCGTCTCCCCAAGATCGGTGATGTGGAAGTCCGCTGGTCGAGGCGGCTTCCCTCCGATCCGTCGTCCGTGACGGTGATCAAGGATTCGGCCGGACGGTTCTTCGTATCGTTCGTCGTCGAAGCCGAGGAGAAGCCGCTCCCCGAGCTGGACGTGGAGGACACGGATACCGGCATCGATCTGGGTCTGTCCACGTATGCGGTCCTGCGGGGCCGAAAGATCAACACGCCGAAGTTCTTCCGCCGTCAGGAGAAGAAGCTCCGGCGTGCCCAGCGCAAGCTTTCTCGTTGTGAGAAGGGTTCCGGCAACCGGCGAAAGGCCAAGCTGGCCGTAGCGAAGATCCATGCACGCGTCGCTGACCAGCGACGCGATTTCATCGAGCAGGAAACCACCCGCATCACGCGCGAGAGCCAAGCCGTGTACGTGGAAGACCTGAACGTGAAGGCCATGGGCCATCGCAAGGGCAAGCGAGCCAAGTCCGTACACGATCAAGCCCTGGGGCAGTTCACCCGCACCTTGGAAGCCAAGTGCGCCCGCTATGGGCGGACGTTCGTGAAGGTGTCCCGCTGGTTCCCCAGCACCCAACTGTGCTCCGCTCCCGGATGCGGTGCCCTCACCGGCCCCAGAGGGCTCGAAGGGCTCAAGATCCGCCGCTGGACATGCGACTGCGGAGCCGTGCACGACCGGGACGAAAACGCTGAGACCAATCTCCGGCGTGAAGGACGACGCATCGTGGCCGAGGGACTCCCGGACACGTAA
- a CDS encoding tetratricopeptide repeat protein, producing the protein MDSVETVNNTSAGAVHGTLIQGVNVTVTQHVNVPEAAAPLMLPFAPDTFVDREALRARLDELSATRGGRRAPLVVHVGGGPGTGKSAVSVYWARGPERTAEFPGGVFYADMNPGGGLGPADPAAVLEAFLSALGTLRGEMPATLPALAARFRSRTADQPCLVVLDGVVTPGQVLPHLLPGHPASMLLVTSRNLLRRLGSPEVAPVARLTVAELDEGACRELFAAAAGADVPPDEASDEAFHAVIAAAAGLPYVLHLAAAQAADPYLDGVAGLARRLAERDSILEAFDVPDLPEDGEAARRFIDVSYEALDEAGRAGLRRLGAHPTAEFADGLVDALAGPGVRARLHDAGLLERSAPGRSRMNGVLHAYARERGRAERADGVRVLTDWYLRRAAAAELLVSGRWRYGPLFAEPAALGGVFTGGQKEALDALEADRTNLVALAELCRDRPETVCQLAEALHGFFFRRGHQSLWLRVNRIALAAADRLGGLPLARMHFELAFALLDRGSAGDLEEAREQYDKARESARRIGHARTESSALEGLGQVAERQGDPARALARYAEALTALGDLAHPRGRALLEYHQGRAASLAGLHERAAEQLLAALRGFGELDPPDPHNMAKARVRYAAARLAAGAPEQALEPLAEALAYLAEGASAGGLDHADALLVRGDVHAESSGGPEAARADWRAALELYGALGSVRAEEARIRLAGLAEA; encoded by the coding sequence GTGGATTCGGTGGAAACGGTCAACAACACCAGCGCGGGCGCGGTCCACGGCACGTTGATCCAGGGTGTCAACGTGACCGTGACGCAGCATGTGAACGTGCCCGAGGCTGCCGCTCCCCTCATGCTGCCCTTCGCCCCCGACACGTTCGTCGACCGGGAGGCCCTGCGGGCCCGGCTCGACGAGCTGTCCGCGACCAGGGGCGGCCGCCGCGCGCCGCTGGTCGTGCACGTCGGCGGCGGGCCCGGGACCGGCAAGAGCGCCGTCAGCGTGTACTGGGCCCGGGGTCCGGAGCGGACCGCCGAGTTCCCCGGCGGGGTGTTCTACGCCGACATGAATCCCGGGGGCGGGCTCGGGCCGGCCGATCCCGCCGCCGTACTGGAGGCGTTCCTCAGCGCGCTCGGCACCCTGCGCGGGGAGATGCCCGCCACGCTCCCCGCGCTGGCCGCGCGGTTCCGGAGCCGGACCGCCGACCAGCCGTGTCTCGTCGTGCTCGACGGGGTCGTGACCCCGGGGCAGGTGCTGCCCCACCTGCTGCCCGGGCATCCCGCGAGCATGCTGCTCGTGACCAGCCGGAACCTGCTGCGCAGGCTCGGATCGCCCGAGGTGGCGCCGGTGGCCCGGCTGACCGTCGCCGAGCTGGACGAGGGGGCGTGCCGCGAGCTGTTCGCCGCCGCCGCGGGGGCCGACGTACCGCCCGACGAGGCCTCCGACGAGGCCTTTCACGCGGTGATCGCGGCCGCGGCCGGGCTGCCGTACGTGCTCCACCTCGCGGCGGCCCAGGCCGCCGACCCGTATCTCGACGGGGTCGCCGGGCTCGCGCGGCGGCTGGCCGAGCGGGATTCGATCCTGGAGGCGTTCGACGTGCCGGATCTGCCCGAGGACGGCGAGGCCGCCCGCCGGTTCATCGACGTGTCGTACGAGGCGCTCGACGAGGCGGGCCGGGCCGGCCTGCGCCGGCTCGGGGCGCATCCGACCGCCGAGTTCGCGGACGGGCTGGTCGATGCGCTGGCCGGGCCGGGGGTGCGGGCGCGGCTGCACGACGCCGGGCTGCTGGAGCGGTCCGCGCCCGGGCGGTCCCGGATGAACGGCGTCCTGCACGCCTACGCCCGTGAGCGCGGCCGGGCGGAGCGCGCGGACGGCGTCCGGGTGCTCACCGACTGGTACCTGCGCCGGGCCGCCGCCGCGGAGCTGCTCGTGTCCGGGCGCTGGCGGTACGGGCCCCTCTTCGCCGAACCGGCCGCGCTGGGCGGGGTGTTCACGGGCGGGCAGAAGGAGGCGCTCGACGCGCTCGAAGCCGACCGGACCAATCTCGTCGCCCTCGCCGAGCTGTGCCGGGACCGGCCCGAGACCGTCTGCCAGCTGGCCGAGGCGCTGCACGGGTTCTTCTTCCGGCGCGGCCACCAGAGCCTGTGGCTGCGCGTGAACCGGATCGCGCTGGCGGCCGCCGACCGGCTCGGCGGCCTGCCGCTGGCCCGCATGCACTTCGAGCTGGCCTTCGCCCTCCTCGACCGGGGCTCGGCCGGGGACCTGGAGGAGGCGCGCGAACAGTACGACAAGGCCCGCGAGAGCGCCCGGCGGATCGGGCACGCGCGCACCGAGTCCTCGGCGCTCGAAGGGCTCGGCCAGGTCGCCGAACGGCAGGGCGATCCGGCGCGGGCGCTGGCCCGCTACGCCGAGGCGCTGACCGCCCTCGGCGACCTCGCGCACCCGCGCGGCCGGGCGCTGCTGGAGTACCACCAGGGGCGCGCGGCGAGCCTGGCCGGGCTGCATGAGCGGGCGGCTGAGCAACTGCTGGCCGCCCTGCGCGGATTCGGTGAGCTGGACCCGCCCGATCCGCACAACATGGCCAAGGCGAGGGTCCGTTACGCCGCCGCCCGGCTGGCCGCGGGCGCGCCGGAGCAGGCGCTGGAACCACTGGCCGAGGCCCTCGCGTACCTCGCGGAGGGGGCGAGCGCCGGGGGCCTGGACCATGCCGACGCGCTGCTCGTACGGGGCGACGTACACGCGGAGTCGAGCGGTGGCCCGGAGGCCGCGCGCGCCGACTGGCGGGCCGCCCTGGAGCTGTACGGCGCGCTGGGCAGCGTACGGGCGGAGGAGGCCCGGATCCGGCTGGCCGGACTAGCCGAGGCGTAG